The window AGCCATGCATAGGATTGTTCTCCTTTACGTACtcaaattaatgaaattgattctttctcaaaataaaaaaataaataatcttttCGCGGAAATTCACATGTTGAAGGGAGATGTAATGATAGCTTCATTTAATGAAACAGCTGATGGGAATTCCGTTGATAAGACGAAAAATCCTAAAACTAATTATTCCATCAATCCAGTGACTACGGTTCTTCCAAAAATTTGTGGATGTAGTACCTATTAAACTTCCAGGTTCACCTAAACCAATTTCTGCAGTGATTATCGTTGATGAAAATGTAACAGCCCAACTCGTTACTAATGCTGAATACTGGAAGATAATGGAAAGGGGACGGAAATCGAATTCAAACGTTAAAATCAAAAAGGTCAACGAAACACCATTAGTTTCAAATGTCAAAGAACCCAGAACGTTCAGCAAGCCAATAATTGGCTCGTTGGATTCCAAGTCTACCTAAAATGAAGCTGTCTCATGTTCATGTGTCTAGGCTTGGTCCCTCAACATCTGCCAAGGacttgaaaacatttttcgatGGCAATATTCCGAATTTGTCTTGTGAGAAATTAAATTCCGAACAACCTGGCCATTATGCACATTCAAGTTATCGTTTCTTTCCGAATTTCTCCCTCAAGTACTGGAACCATCGTTTCGGCATAAAAGTATCatgataaataagtttttttggaaatcCCACCAACCGTCAGCCAAAGTCAAATGAAAGTTGTAAACCATGACTTGTCCAAAATGAACTATACACATACAAACTGTGATATTAAAGGTTTAAAAATAGTACAAGTAAATGTAAGTAAATGTTAATAAACTGACCCGCCTGAAAGTTTTTCTCGATTCTATTCACCCCGATTGTGTCAGTGTAGTGGAGCACTGGTGTTCGTCTGAGAGGAATGGTTTTATGGCACCTGCTGGTTACCAAATTGCTGCTTATTATTGCAGACCAGAACAAGATCATGGAGGAATTGCTGTATTTGCAAGATCCGGTTTTCTAGTGCAACACCTAAGTGTTGATAGATTTGGATCGATtggtggatcgcttcaaaaaatgtcaaGTTTTTTCAGCGcgggattcgtatgctgcccgaatgatgggagaaagtagtggacaGCGaagaacaatactttgaattgtataaacagttttttaaaataaagcctcgaatttctaaAGTAACTTAGGaaacttgaaaattatatatattattttttgaagtttCAGAAGCTTATACTTCGAAATGCAGACCGGTACGTCGGTTCGTTTGACCTGGCAAACGGTGAAATCTTTCTCCCCCGCGAGTATAGAAATACaggatggtccagattttagttcaataactttggtgtcagatagaacaactcttttcatgaaaaagtttttatgaacatatatcctaacaaactTCATTCAAGAGAAatagggtgttaaagtttgaaaacaaattgaaaatctgacaTTTGTCAGAAGAAGTATAAAACTTCGGAGAATATCTAATATATAgatgaatttcaagtttcctaaaatacttttgaaatacctttttttttattttgaaaatttctgccacCATTTCAGAACCGTGATGATCGTTTGTCGTTTCTTTTTTGAATAGCTGTAAGAGTGTATTTCAACATATCCAAAAGGCAGCTTccccaaataaataaaaataataataaaataacaaaaaagtgaaaaacacgagggggcgttaaagtaaaAAATTACCAAATACTTTTTTAGTTCATAAAATTATCAAACCTGTCGCTCCTGAGTGTAGCTGAAGCCACCGCTACCGCGCTTTGCTAGCCCCCCATCATGGTAAGTACAAAAGACTCACTGAGGAAATTTTGGGCTTCCCTGAATTATCTGTTGTCTGCCGTCCACTGCCCATAGACTTATAAAACACAGATTATGACATTGTTCATAGAACACTAGAACACAGAAACAAATAATTCCACAATTGTCATTTCACTCGGTGAATATTTTTGACATAACACAAAAACCCAGAAAATAAATTCGCAGAATCAGTGATGTCTGCCGATCCAAGCTATATCAAGAAAATCCAGAAAGGGGAATCGACTCTGTGTCCCGACCCCAGGTACACCACCCAGAACGTGACCTACTGGTGTTACAGGTCGTTTCTGGATTGGCACAGATGTCTCAGACTGATGGGAAAAGGTCACAAGCCTTGCATGTACTTCAGAACCACCTACGGTCAGTTATGCCCGAACGCTTGGGTGAGTGAATGGGAACAACAGATGAAGGATGGTACGTTCCCTGGTCTGTTACCGCCTGATCCTGATGAGAAATAGTGAATTGTGTTTCGCTAGTTTGTTGATGAATGATGATGTATCAAAATTGTTcgataaatattttgataatttttgtagAAATGCTTCATATTCTTTGTGGCgattgaaaattaattctgAGTCGAAAATAGAGGTTCTGTTTCAGTTTAGATTgatgaattaaaatataaacattcgaaaaaaaaaatgcgatttcactcaaattttcattttttgctttgGATAATGTATAGAAAATACGAGATCAGAGTTTACCTGGGAGATTATTTCATTGGAGTGCGTTTTACAGGATGAGACAATAGTcgagggcgtagatctttttttcttggggggaaatcgaaaaattttttttgacgacaacgtttactcatatctgtaatttgagaaaaagaggtttgataacgaagtttgaaccaaattattcgaaataataataGCATTTATTTTGATGaccgattcgattgttcttaccttatttagggtgttcctaaattgggggATACGAAGAAAATcaaagattccttggataattttaagaaagaaAAGTTCAATTAATATGAGCCcgaaacgctttgtttttgagatccagggtgtttcttgtatcctacttttttgtgatgctcatAATATATCATAcctgtttatcgaatcttcattaattgtCGCCTCGATTGTCGCTACATATTAGGTAAATAAGAActaaaacttgaaattaatttattcatcacactTTACTGAATGGATCTTTataaaaatttagatttttctgaggattactagagagctgtttgaattttttttcgaattcagTAGCAGATcctacaaaactacaagaaaccaaagagtgttgtactggaccagagtttcctTTTACATTTTTCGGAACTACTAGTGGTTCacgaaaaaaaagttctgaaggaaagaagcaGGCACACTTCCAGAAAAGATatcattattttgatatttattattattatttgaaattattggaaattagcatatcacatgatgacaattttgaattggaatatctatgccaaatttgagttgaatattttgtgaagggtaggtgttatgagaaaaaaaactggaactttaacatctgtatttcgaaaacaaagcgtttgcgagcccatggtataggactttttctcttgaaatgatccgaggaatctgtcattttcgtttgttccTTCAATTtacgaacaccctgtatagtcaattcaaaactgatgtcttcacaaataaattgcaatattaatgaaaaacatTAAATTGTACAATACAACACaccacaatttttcgatgcgaataactcagttcagttctttgataactgcagtattgaaattttgcgacgagaatgatacaaaaaaccaaaaacaacGTGTAAGAGCGTATactgaatgcaaaaatcacagatggcgaAACAAGGGGCGACAAAGCGGACAGATAAAGGAAACAAAATAAACCTCGGTCAAAGACGAGCTTGTAGTGCAATGAAAGTACTCATCTAGAATTTCTACATCGactttttgagtgaacaatcccacatatttcaaatttgaatttatcaacaaaaCGAAACAACAAAAAGCAACAACTTGAATCATAATCAACCATCAagtatgaaacaatttttttcgtccATCAACCGAAAATCAATCTCCATCGAATCGTGATTCAAAACGCTTCCTTTTTCGAGACGTGCTTTTCGAGCAGGTGAAATGTAGGGTGGAATGAAGAAGATGGATGTCTGGAAGGTGGCTCCATGTCCTACATGCAACAGCTATAAGCCGTTATATCACGCTTTAATTACACCACCGTAATTATGTTATTTAATATCCCACATTTGACCATTTTTGGACGTAAATTTATTACGTTTTTACTTGAACGATTCATTAACTTTCAATTTTTGCGTACTGTACATGCCGAGACTGATTATTCTGTTTTTTCATCACTGTAATTTGTTCGACATGACGTAGAGATATAAAGTTTTTTCTTGTAATGCATTAAGTTTCTTGCATCTGCATTGGGACATATGCCAGCCAAAATCAAATTGGATTATTCTTTAATTATTCCATGTACTCTAATTAAGTGCAGCTCGAGGATATACTGTACTGTgagaataatgaaattttctgttttcaaaATTCGCACGCTGATAAGGATTTTTGTATTAATGTCTGTTTCCTATAGTTTAAATaaacagggtgttagtgaataagtgcgacaaacttcaggggGTGATTCTTCATGGAAGAATAATGACAGagtattataaaaatttttttcgcgAATGCTTCTTATTCCGAGATGCATAGTGTTAAAGTTTCTATTTAATACTGCTTTTTATTAATTGCTCTAAATTTCTTTAACGAAAAAATGTTACGCCACAGAGACATTTTAtactaaaaatcatttttcgatttcttgttcaatttgtgacaaaaaccATTCATGGTGTTttataccaaaaaaattaaacatcttaattttaacattatcaagaactatcttattaggccaattgaaaagtccccggtccgaTGCACAGATGTTGTgctagtattattattattattaaatccatatgatttttagtaagtaccaaccttcaacgAATCTTGTCAGCattccgaccattagtttgtgagatatttcgttgtaagtgtagctacttttgtatttgcaaaaatatggaaaaaaaatttcgtgtgctgataaaattttgctttttgaagggaaaaaatacagttgaagcaaaatcttagcttgatgaagagtCTGGGTTctacaccaggaaaatcaaccattattgattgGTCTGCTAAGTtttaacgtggtgaaatgagcaccgaagacggcgaacgcagtggacacccaaaagaggctgtgactgacgaaaaaataaaaaagttcacaacataattttaaatgaccgtaaagtgaagttgatcaagatcAACGTGTACATCAAATCATTCACGaaaatttgtacatgagaaagatgggtacaaaatgggtgccgcgcgagctcacaatcgatcaaaagcaacaaagtgttaatgattctgagcagtgtttgaagctgtttaagtgcaataaacctgaattttgcgtcgatatgtgacaatagatgaaacatggctccatcatttcactccggagtccaatcgacagtcagctgaatggactgcacacgatgaacggaatccaaagcgaggaaaaacacaacagtcagctggcaaggttatggcatcagtatactgggatgtgcaaggtacCATCaacagcgttattggatcgtttaaagaatgaaatcgttaagaaacggccccatttgaagcaaaaaaggtgctgttcaaGACTATGTGAAAAAATGCGCAATAACTACCCCATGAAACccatcaaatttcatttgaatatctcaACCGGTTTcggagcaataaataaatagtcagtttttaagaaaaacatTTTCACCTCGTATTTCAGAATATGAAGCATTTGCGAAAGAaattatacagagtggccacttttttaatgggattgtattggtaacttttaaaccataagagttaaaaggtcggtcaaatggagaaaaagttgcatgcatagaagcattatcaagcagtccAAACAAATCGAGCTTATCAgagccggttattgagatatcataagaaatgtaaattctgtaattttgatttttattcttttcccactttatttcaaatattatcaagaaatgtaacagtaattttttattcgacagtacattatcctcaatttgacgtaatcagatttcgtatccaacgtttcgtactctctggacCACCGtcaatctcattttttttaatatcacctTAAAacttgaatgacattgtatgatatatcgttgaattcagcattAAAAgctatttcgaaaagtgtcataaaatatgcaggtccgtattgaaaaaaatgaggttgacgTTGATCCAGAGAGTatgaaacgttggatacgaaatctgattacgtcaaattgaggataatttactgtcgaatataaaattcctgtaacattttttgataatatttgaattaaggtggaaaaaaaagaaatttcaaaatgacagaattcacttttcttatgatatctcaataaccggccttgataatctcgatttgtttgaactacttgacaatgcttctatgcatgcaacattttctccatttgaccgaccttctaactcttatggtttaaaagttaccaataatatcccattaaaaaagtggccactctgtatttCAAAGATTTGTCGTACTTATTCAGTAGGTATTCTGCAATAACACACTGTTTTTGTCTTGTCagaatttgatttgaaaattccTTATAACTTGTTTCAAGCTCCTTAGCAAAGCGTATAAGTGCTAGTTGTACGCCTCTGTAagaattcaacaaatttttactattaatttttttttatagatatcGAACTCAAATTTGGCAATAATATCGGATTTAGTCAGGTCTCGATTTCCCGAATTTTTCGGTTGTTTTGCTGTCAAAAACCTCAGTTTCGTGCGATCGATATGGTAGTTTTCAGAGGATTGAAaagaatataaagaaaaaactttATATCTCTACGTGATGTCGAACAAATTACATTTATGAAAAAACAGAATAATCAGTCTCGCCATGTACGGTTTCAATTGTTTGATATTGGACAGGACCGGTTTTCCAATTATCAGGGATTTTCCGAAATTTTGGGTTCCGTTTTCGGATTTTATTCAAATCacgaaaaagaaatatttcttcGCTCAAGAAAATTGCAACGAACATGCAGAAGAACTAGTAATTTTccggaatttattgaaattcaaatgtGCCAAATATGTATAGGGTGTTCTTCAATCTCTATAGCAAACTTTAAAAGATGATAGCTGCACACATtcggaatatttttttctatgaacattGGTACGATTCATTTTCGTTGAGAAGTTAaaagaatttgagaaaaaaaaaatttgaaagctcTGAATGTCTGAACTTCATACTTTGTATCAACCTTCTTCAACAATAAAAACTGTTTGAAATATCTGCCATCGGCTTGAACACAAGATTCACATCGACGATCTGAAGTTTCTATTTCTCGGCGGATCAGATTTGCGTCGTTTTGGTTTTGGTTTGCTGCATCTCGAattttatcaattaatttttgatGACATATGATTTTAACATGGTAGATATGAGGCTTTATGTGTCCccataaataaaaatctaaCGGATTGGGATTCGGTGAACGAGGTGGCTTTGGCATTTATCCCCTTTGAGCAATTCATTTATTCGTGAAATTTTCATCTAACCAAGCATTTAATCATCTCCTTCTGTGTGTGGTACATCATCGTGTTGATACCATTTCACACACATTTACACATTTACAAATTTCCAACAATGTTGAGCTCTAGATCATCAATGAAGTCAGAAATATTGtgctttcaaaaattttcatacaaATATGCAATTAAGCAATCATTTTTGACATCTACTGGCATCAAAACATTGTTGAAAACCCTACCCAAATCCTATGAAGATGGTGAGTATCGGGTAATGGAATCCAAAGATCACTGCAAAACTCTCTATTTCATGAATCCAAGTCATAGCCATTTTCAGGGATCTTTAGTTAGTTAAAAACAACCAACAATCAAAACAACGTACAACATTGCCATTGAGGTTTTCCGAAAAGTGAGTTGTTCCTCAATAAACTGTTTTATCCAAGAAACTGATTCAAGTGAAAAGGTCACAATATTCATTATCATAAATGTCAATAAACTTTCAATTCTAAAATGGTTACTTCTAATAACTATCATAAAAACTTCTACCTACTAGCAAAAAATGGTCCGAAAAactaaaaacttcaaaaatttttcctAACAATACTAATGGCTTATGAAAAATGATGTCAATGTCATAGAACTAAAATCTACCAGAGTGATATCACAGAAATGCGCGTCAAACTTGGCTGTCTCTTTTTCCATTCAATTCAAATAGGTAACAAACAAGTAAATAGGGTCCAGTCCGATAGAATCTGTCATAAAATTAACATTGTTATCACAATTGTGGATTTCGAGGGTCTCCAGAAAAGATCTTAGGGCCTGCAAAATTCATCACATGGTCAGTTTCGTAAACATGCTTTGATAGTCCATTAGTTTGTTTTGATGTCCTACAGTCCTTTATATGTTCTTCTATTCTGGTATTTAAATTTTGCCTGTTTGTTCTATGTTATAgaggaaatgcggacaaaatgacatacttttttgtttttcaatcatatatttttagttattgcaataatactTCCATTTATTGTCCGTATActaaggacaaaatgacatactagtaATTGACCTAATGACAAACATAATATTTGAATGCAAAGTTCGAAAATATGAAGGTTTTGGTTCTCGAGGCAGTAGGATACGATGTATAAGCCCAGTGAAAACACCACATGCAACGCAGCCACTTCTCACCAggtatgaaacgaaaaaaaacgaCATTACAATAAATGCAAGGGCATTCATCgacatcttcatttttattgttaatttgaaacgGTTCAGTGTCGAATTATTCATCGTCAAcgactttttcatttttcaacggCCTTGTTTTTCTATCACAGggttttttttatcattgaataatgtttcagtaatttcttgtttcttcttcttggatGGATTGGTCGCAGCAGATTTAGCCTTGGTTTTGTCAAAATAAGGCGTTAACATGCATTTGCGAGCTTTTGGCTTTCTTATGCCTTGTCACTGAGGAAGTGGTGAAAAAATTTCAGTAGGAAAGGATATCGtattttttacaagatacataGCAGAATTTCACGTTATATCGCGTATGGTACGTGCAAAATGAGTACAAAACAACATGAAGGTGAGCTCATTAGTTTCACGtgaaaatcaatcaacaaaattccatattatttccaaaaatatattttatcggacaaaatgacatactatgtcgttttgtccatcAGAATAGTACAGTAAAACCTCTCTTGGGCGGACACCATTGGGACCGTGAAAAAGTGTCCGCCCAACGGAGGTGTCCGTGTAAGGGAGGGCCTGCccacaaaatatttgaaaggtGAATTCAATAAAACGAGAGATCTGGACATATATACGTATatattataaaacaaaaaaattttagaaaaaaacatatttaaaaGAAACGAATATGCAAATATTTCAAGTGGTTGAGAAAAAATCCAATAATGATGTCTGGCGTGTATTTGTTCGCGAAACTTGATTTTGGAAATGAAGTTCTAACTCAGACAGCATCTCTACTGCCTTTGAGTCTCCTTTATTCTTGGCGAACCCTTTCAACGTCTTCAAAATGCCATTGGCTTGGGAATAATTCTTTGGAATACCCTCATTTTCGACTGGGTCTTCGTCCGATTCACCGGAAGACTGATCTGCTTCGCCAGCATTATAGATAGAAACGTTTTCATCTATTTCTTCTATCATCAAATCTGTGTCAATATTGATAAAATCTTCGACTTGATTATCTCTATAGCCCATCGTTCGCGCATTTCTCCATATGTCTTGTAGAACAGATAGAGGGATGTCATCTTcagctgaaaaaatatcattttccgTTGTCTGTTCGACTGATTCTTGTCTGAATCCAGCTCTGTGAAAACAATTCCTAACAGTTTCTTCTGTTACTCTCTGCCAGGCAGTTTTGATATAATAAATAGCATCGAGTACGTTTATATTCTTTGTAAGAACTTCAGCCTTGCTAACTGATTCAATTTCAGacaacaattttttcacaacTAGTGCTCGataaaaagttttgaaattcCTAATGATACTGATTATCTGAATGTTTGTTAAACGTATGTCTTTCGGATGAGAACTCGCGTTgtctaaaaataacaaaatttttctcCTTTCCATACCCATTCttctatcaaaatttttcaaccatTCCTCCATTATTGTACATGTCATCCAAGCCTTTTTATTGCTCCTCCAAAAAACTGGTAAATCACTCACATTAATGTTCTTGAAAGCTCTGGGCTTTTTAGTCTTCCCAATCACCAAGAGGTTTTCCTTTTCTCCAGCCAAATTTACGCAGTGAAGTATCGTGAGCCTTTCTTTAGATAATTTTCCACCGGTGCATTTTTCATGTTTTAAGGTTAGGGTCTTATTTGGCAAGGCGCGGAAAAATATCCCTGTCTCGTCAGCATTAAAAATGTTTCGCGGTGAATAATCTTTCAGTAACATGGGCAATTTACTCAAGAACATTTCTACGTCTATTGGATTTACACTTGAAGCTTCCCCTGATATGGCTTTAAAAGCGATATTATGCCTTCTACGGAATTTTTCCAGCCAACCAGAGGATGCACTGAAGTCTTTATAGGCTAAATTGTTCGCAATCTCTTTTGCTTTCGATTGAATGATGGGCCCTAAAATTCAGAACGTTTTTAGGAGATGATTCTTGTTATAAATAGAAATGAATTACCTGACAACGGAATTCCTTTATTTCTCGCCTTGATGAACCATTCAAAGCAACACTTGTCAATAGTTGAGCCCGTTGGTTTTAAAAAATTTC is drawn from Harmonia axyridis chromosome 7, icHarAxyr1.1, whole genome shotgun sequence and contains these coding sequences:
- the LOC123685310 gene encoding tigger transposable element-derived protein 4-like → MIISIGFHGLVPYSLIFPIACPIYSVEKAEMSTKRRVLTLEEKINVVNIYNEQKLSVRELSKRCNIGKTAAAEIVKKRSELLDQWRSNDSKSKRRNFLKPTGSTIDKCCFEWFIKARNKGIPLSGPIIQSKAKEIANNLAYKDFSASSGWLEKFRRRHNIAFKAISGEASSVNPIDVEMFLSKLPMLLKDYSPRNIFNADETGIFFRALPNKTLTLKHEKCTGGKLSKERLTILHCVNLAGEKENLLVIGKTKKPRAFKNINVSDLPVFWRSNKKAWMTCTIMEEWLKNFDRRMGMERRKILLFLDNASSHPKDIRLTNIQIISIIRNFKTFYRALVVKKLLSEIESVSKAEVLTKNINVLDAIYYIKTAWQRVTEETVRNCFHRAGFRQESVEQTTENDIFSAEDDIPLSVLQDIWRNARTMGYRDNQVEDFINIDTDLMIEEIDENVSIYNAGEADQSSGESDEDPVENEGIPKNYSQANGILKTLKGFAKNKGDSKAVEMLSEPSLTRTPPLGGHFFTVPMVSAQERFYCTILMDKTT